DNA from Mucilaginibacter mallensis:
GGAGCAAAAAGATCCGTTCGGCAGCATACAGGTGTGATGCCTTATTTTTAAAACCGATGGATATGGAAGTACTGGCATCAAGGATTGATTACTTAATGGCTTCGTAATAATTGTAAAAATATTACATTTATAGCCTGCAATACATATATCAAAATAAATGAAACTGAAAAAGAACATAGCCACAAGTGAGAACGGGTTTATTTTTAACCCGGCTACAGGCGATTCATTTTCAGGCAATGCAATGGCCTCGGAAATATTGCTGGCCATGAAGAATGGGGATACAGAAGCGCAGATAAAACAACACCTATTACAAAAATACGAAGTTAGCGCAACGCAGCTTAATCGCGATTGGGAGGATTGGATAGTACAGCTGAAAGAAGCTAATTTGCTGGAAGCCGCAATTTATGACAGCAAATAACTACTCCGGACTTTGTATTGGGGTAACCGGCCTTAATGCCAATGATAACCCAGGCCCAGGCGTAGCAGTAATAAGAGCGCTTAAGGAAGGATTGGGTGCCGGGCTCAGGATCATAGGTTTATCTTATGAATCGCTAGA
Protein-coding regions in this window:
- a CDS encoding PqqD family protein, translated to MKLKKNIATSENGFIFNPATGDSFSGNAMASEILLAMKNGDTEAQIKQHLLQKYEVSATQLNRDWEDWIVQLKEANLLEAAIYDSK